The sequence below is a genomic window from Macaca fascicularis isolate 582-1 chromosome 3, T2T-MFA8v1.1.
CTGTTTTGAATATTGCATTAAACCCAGTAATGGTCCTGTTCAAGGCCAAGAAAATGCCCTGTGCTAGATTTAACTATCTGTTGGTTATAGAAAATAGATTATATATTCCTAGAACTTTAGAGCTTGACACAGACTTAGAGAGCATTTTCCCTTTCCTTGTATGTGTGTCGACACCAAGTGAAATGACCTGTTCAAGATACTCACTCAGCCAAGTAGTGACAGAGCCAAGACCAAAAAGCTGGTTTTAAGTTTCCAGCATCACAGTCCCTATACATACACTAATACTTGGCTGTCTTTGCCACTTATGAAGATGGAAGGGTGATCATTAATTGAAATACCTTTGTTTTTGTGCCCCCACTATGTTGTGTCCCTGTTGCTAATAGCCTTATTTAAACCAAACAAACAGCAGTAACAACCACAGACACTTACAACCCTTTCTTTTTGTAGTTCTGGAATTAGCTTGCCCAAATGGTAATAGGAGGTAATGAGCTGTGACAGGAATAACTCAGTTAGGGGGTGGCTCAGATGAAACGCAGGGAATTTGGAAGCACCTCAGGAAgagggttttaatttttatcttattttccccAGTTTAAAGTAATAATACACCAGGCCACAAAATTTTTATTGCATGAGAAAACTAGGTTTATCTGTTTTCAGCAATTTTAGAGTATACTTGCAAACAACATGTTCATAGATTGTTTTTGGCTCTGGAATTGTTTGTACACTAAATGAAGGCGGAGGTATTTATACCTTATAATTTCAATGTCATGCTGTCCTGTTCATCTGAGGCTTGCAATAGtgccttaaaaaaatcaaatggtatTAGTAGATAACAtgggtggagagggagggatgTGCAAAGAGTAACAATGCCATCGTTGATTCACAAATTAATTCCATAAATAATAGGATTTACCTCCTGTGCACTGCTTTGAAACGTGCTCTGGTGTCTCATTTCGCTGTAACATTTCACTCTGCTTGCTTCGCTTCATCTTGCCTGGCCTGTCTGTTAGACCGCTGTGCTTCTTTGGTTGGGGCCTGTCTCTTCTGTAGGGGCTGGGGAGTGCATCCTGGGTCTTCTCAGGCGAGGCTCCTCCTGCCTGTGTGAGGTCTGCACCTCCTGCTGGGGATGCTGCCCCTGCCTCCAGGGGTCCTACAGGAACAGTCACTGCTGGGGACCTCTCAGCCCTTTGGATTGCAAAAGTGCCCTTTGGACTCTTGCTGAGCCCTGGCTGGTCAAGTGCCTGGAGAATTGTTGTGTATGATCCCAGTCGTGTGAATATTGTCAGCATCAGTCAGCCTTCTTTTAGTGTATTTGTTTCCTcccatgctgccataaagacctTATGTCCTAGGTGGCCTAGCCAACCCTGTGCATCTCTATAATAGGCTAATATCAGTGATGGAAAACATTGGATATGACCAGGGTGTTATTTtactcatcatcatcatcatcatcatcatcatcatcatcatcatcacgtTTTACAGAATCACCCAGTGGGTACATTATGGTTTAAGTTTTGTTAACAAGACAAAActggtttattttcatttgtaactTGCACAATGTATATGCCAAGGACAAATGAAAAAGAGATGAAGCGAAATGTGAACTGTGCAATAAACACAGTtgggaaaataaaattggaaaatatattaagcatttgggagagatattttggattattttgacCCCAATATGCATTTTCATTAAAACTAGAGGATGTACTTGCATGTATTTTTGTCGTAACCATAAATGGTATTGTTACCAACTTGAGTGAACTGTTGCACATTGATCCTTTCTAGGAAAATGTGTTTAAGatctaaagtatattttattatccAGAAATTATATTCAACTTTGTTATTATTTAAACTTGTTATATTAGAAGTATTTCAACTGGCCAACTGAAAATAGCCAGCACCGAATAGGTTCCAGTAAAGTATAGTTTTACTGTTTTTGCTTTCTAGTCTCtggaaaagataaatagataataattgaaatatggaaaaaataggttattatttttaaatcatctgCTGTAGCCAAACACAAGGTTACTAAGTCTCTCTGGGTAGGTTGATGCTTCACTCCTCTGCAAATTCTGTTTCTTAGAGTTGCCTTCTTGGTTCATTCTTTCAAGTGTTTGAGCTGTGGTCAGAGTCTTTTACAAACCTCCTTAGGTTAAAATAGAATGGCCCCATGTCAGTGTGGTAACCAGAGTAAATGGAACATAGGTAGGTGGAGAGGTGTGGTTTTCCTGGAATAAATATTTTGCTATCAACTTCACAGCTGTCACAGTAATAATATTTAGTAAGCACTTGCATGTTAAATCCTTTATTAAGTACTTAATgtgcattatctcttttaatcttcaTCATAACCCTATGAGGACAGTAATGTTATTACCAGCTATTAAGCTTGTGATCTTAAAATGTAGAGATTCAGTAAGtgaatgtaaatattatttgcaCCATTGATATTTTCTAGTCTTTGTTTCCCTCCTTTCTGCCCAAAAACTGACTTTCTAggtaaaagaatttaaataagcACTTCCAATAACTAAACTTTTACCTCTCTTCAGATTTCTGTGTTAAGCttctaagaattaaaatattttctgagatctacctatctatctagtgtatgtgtgtatatacatatttcctggactttgttttgcttttgagatggggtctcattctgacaccaggctggagtgcagtggcatgattatgactcactacagcctcgacctcctggggctcaggtgatcttcctaccttAGCACCCCACCCCCCGCCATCCCTACCCGCTCCCcaaaatagctgagactacagatactcgccaccatactcagctatttttttttcttttttttttttttttttttggtagaaacagttttgtcatgttgcccacggtagtcaaactcctgggctcaagggatctgcccgccttgggaTTCTGCCCACCTCGGGATTCCAGGCGTGAACTACCTCCCCCCAGTCTAGCTTCCTAGACTTTGTAAAATGCATCTCTTTAGAAAGGACTACTTAACCAGTGCTAGAGTTAAGTCATGACCAACGATTACTGGATTCGATCTCTCTGAGAGTTTGGAATATTTAAGGAATCAACCACAGATCAGGCAACAAGGTAAAcatatagaaggaaaaaaatctgtgctATCCACTTGCtgtcatttaaaatacaaaagcacCTCCCATAGGATGGAGATGGATTCTAGGATTTGCACATGTGGTAGGAAACTAATTGAGGAGTCACTTTGTGGGGTGTGGGAGAGCAGTGCTGTGTTTTTTCCTAGTTTCTTTTTGACTTTGTTGAGAGGAAAGATAATAGTAAAGATTATTGTTCAATTTCCCAAAGTATGGTTTTCTTTGTCCTGCAGTGGAAAACGTAGCTCTTCTCTAACTTTCTTTTTACCTCCTGACCCAGCTCACTTTGTTCCCCACTAGGAAAATGTTGACTGGATTCTGGCTAAGATGTGTGGCCTCTCGGGAGAGTTTTGTGCCAGAGCGTTCTGTGTAGGAGGCTCACTTTAGGCCAGTTTATTCAGGCAGCAGGTCAGGCTAGGGCTGTTGGCCAGAAGTGCTGTGTGTCCTCTGTCTTGGAGACACAGAGCTACTTGGAGCTGAGCTACCGTGTGGTATTAGTAAACAtttcccacccccacacacacttgAGGAGCAGAACTCCCCAGAGATGTCTGTGTCTGGTCCCTCGCAGCTGGGTTTTTACAGAGGCTAGATGCTCACTTAGCCATCTCGGCTGTGATTCAGGATAACCACAGCCCGCTTCTAGCTTGCTTTTTGATTTTCCTATTGGGAAAGAACAGTCGCAGTAAAGCAGTATCTAGGAAGAGGAAAGCCTTCACCTAGTCAGACTTTTGCACAGAGTCTTGTTATACCACCACTGGGCAGATGATAGTCATAGCAGCTAAAGAATGGGGAACAACTGGGGGTGCTCTGTGGCATTGATCTTAAAGCTACAGAGTCAGGTTTGACCTCAAAGCAATTTCCTAAATTATTAAATACACGTAACTCTTATTGCTCATGTTCTAATCCGCGGTCTTTGTTTGGCATATTATTGGCCTGATAAATGCTAATAAACCATTGTTTCTCAGCATGTAACTTACATGATGGGGATTTGATTAAGAAAGTACTTTCAAGCATCTTATTTCATAGGAAACTTTATTAGAAATGAGGTAAGACCCATTCAATCTGTATTCTCTTAAAAATGGGTTGTGGGTTATTCTCCGAATTCTCTGCTGTCTGTCCTTTGCTGTACTCCACTGTAGCTGTTTGGTATCTCTGTTCCAGGAAATTCAGAGCACCTGTCATACCACATCTTAAAAGGaggaaatgaaagagataaaAGTGGCTTGTTTAGAGGAGAGCTGAGTTTATTGTGTAGTTTTCTGGTGACTCAATCAGGGTTCCTTTCACTTTGATAAACTGCATTCTTCATATCCCCTGGTGTAATTTGGCCACATATTGATCAGGTATCAGTCTCATTTGGGATAATTTCATTATCAACTTACTTGTTTTTACAAAAGCTAGTCTTCACTCTCATTTTCAGCAGCACAGAGTTCCTGGGATCAGTCACAGACATTGTCACCAGACTTCTAAGATGCTGTTGAAGTCAGTTCCAATTGTTACTTTAATGCTGTTGAGGAGCTAGGAGCTCTCCAGATAATAGGCCAGCTGCCTGAGCATAACATTGATGACCTTTTGTAGCACTCAAAGATTTTGTTTGGGGTTGTGTCTTCAGTAATTCATCACAgcttttgtggttttgttttgctttttaaatcaaaCATGGTAAAGATTTCCTTTTATGCTCTCCTTTTAGCTACTTGGCTTCTGAAGTGTTACTTTGTTTTCCTAAATTTACAGTAGCTGCCAGTCTTGTGCTGAGTTCTCCTCTAAGTACACTGAATTGTGCAATTCTTGCTTGGCCCAGTTTTGGACAGGCACCTTTCCCAGAACCCAGTGGACTTCTCAGAGGTTAAACAGTCTTGGCAAAAACTGTAAATACTGActgaataaaaccataaaaactgaaATCTCAAGAACGGGGAAAAAGATGATTCCTGACTGCAAGCCACATGGATGCAGAGgacccatttttttaaaaaaaagtttgtttctctATTCAAGCCTTCTTAAGTTTGATCATTCTTATGATCTTCTCTTTGCCTCAAATAAAACCATCATTAGCATGCCTTTTATGATTCTTGATTCCTGTTGGCAGTGGCAGGGATAGAAACTATAACAACtgttttttcttagtttattttaacCTTTTCATTACCCTGAGTCACAGTCAAACTATGACAGAAATAGAAGGTTACAAATAGAAGGGTTTTATAAAGAgacccaccaaaaaaaaaaaaaaaaaagatttttggcAAGGAATAACAATCAGATCATTTAAAGATTTGGTAGGATTTAAGGAACcttttttggctaatttttgttgtaatttctagatatttctctatttaaaaaataagaatatgaatGTGTTTCTGGTACATCTTGTTTAACATCTCTATGAGCTTGTAAATGCATTTTGGTTTGCGGCTTCTTTAGATGCCTGTTAATAGATTTGGTTTTTCAGAGTAACCCAGAGTACTTTTCTAGTAAATTATAAAGGacttatgttttaaaacaatgtctccattttgtaagttttaatatttacatGAAGAGCTACTGCATATGGAGCTCTTGATCATGTAGCTACAGTccttaaatttatgttttaaatttatagatttgtttcttttgcttgagACATCATCTCTCTCCACACTGCCTTCTCTCTTATGTCTATTTTAACAATGCAACTGGCAGTTTATTAATTCTTCAACTTAGTGATGACTTTGTTCTTACATATTGAAGGGTAACATTTACTTTCAACTTTTTGTTAAAACtaaaattcagaataatttttaaaaaagaaaaggaacatgaACCAAGGCTACAAACAGATAGATGAACAAAACAAATCAGCAGAAAATTTTGGATTTGTAACTGATCTTCCTCCAAGGAGCATTATCCAAGTGTCAGAAGTGACCCACTCCTGTAACAGCAGCATAGCTTGCTGACTGAGAGCATGGTCTCAGGAGGTTAACTGTCTGGGTCCTGATCCTGTTTCTGCTACTCACTCCCTctatgaccttgggaaaatttcctaaattttctGTGAATCAGTCTCTGTGTTGGTAAAATACGCATAATACTGGTATGACTTCTTAGGAGtattattagaataaaattaatcaatattTATAAAGACCTTAAAAGGGAGTTTAGTACAAAGTaagtttccatttaaaaaaaaatgaaaaattgatgAAAACATCTCTACTTTTAAGATAATATGTTTCTCAATTTTGAAAACAGCAAGTAAATACTTCTCCTGCATTAAAGCTAGAGCTCCCATTCTAGTAAAGTAACCACTTACACCAATCAGTTATAGAAAACAGGTTTTGTTGAAGAAGAGAAGTTAGCAAAGGAGTGTTTGATCTATTTAGAcctaagaacttaaaaaaaattctttgtctactaaaaataaaatgatattttaacagGCAAATTAATTTGTAAATCTTGTTTACTAAAGTAGGAGTTATAACAGATTCATTTCTTGGCTTAAGACTTTTAAAATCTTCATGACATGTGTCATTATAGtgtaaaatctggaagaaatattAATTCTCAAATGAATATATCCTATGGGAGGCAACTAGTGGTTTAGTTTGGAATGTCACGCCCATCTCTCTTCATCCTCAAGGCTATTGATCTCACACCAATCACATCCAATCTCTCTCTTCTGATTGCTTATTGGTTTCTTCCCCCTTTCTGTCATTGGCATAGCTGAGTTCCTTGTTTTGAATCAGACActaaaacttttttgtttcattttgctatCAAATCTTACTAACACCTCTCCTCCTTTTTGCTGATCAGCTAtcagatttttctctttgccaCTTAACTTCCTCAGCCATGTAATCCCATATCCAGTGTTATCAAACAAGATTTAATTTGGCTTTCCCTTCCTCACCTTAAACTCTCTGAGTTCAAAAGTTAACTTATCTCCCTTTTGTTAGTTTATTGTAATTAAGTCACATTCTGATAGAAGACGGTCATATTTAACAAAGGACCAGTATCTTGAATATCTGAAAAACTTTtacaaattagtaagaaaaaggAGGCAACCCAATATAAAAGTTAGGGAAAAACATGAACATGCCGAACACCCActtcaaagaagagaaaacatgaaTGGCCGATGAACATGAAAAAATGTCCAAACCTATTAGGAAACAaggaaaggcaaaataaaaccaccatgagataccatttcacacacAACTTGCACATGTTAAATTGTGATGGTTTCAAAgattggtgagaatgtggagaatgAGAACTCTCATACTTAGTTTGTGGGACTAAATTTTGGAGCAACAATCTTGGGAACAAATTTGGCATTATCTAATAAGATTAAAGATGAGCAAGCCTGTGACCCAACCATCCTACTGCTGGCTACGTAACATGTATGTTAGGAGACCTGGATAAGATTGTTTCAAACAGCAATGTTAAGAACAGCCATGTTAGGAACAGCAACAACACTGGTGATGACCAAAATATCCATAAATAGtagaatgaggctgggcacaatggctcacgcctgtaatcccaacactttgggaggccaaggcgggtggatcacctgaggtcaagagtctgAGAtaagcctgtccaacatggtaaaaccctgtctgtactaaaaatacaaaaaattaaccaggcatagtggcgggcacctgtagtcccagctactggggagactgaggcaggaaaatcgcttgaatctgggaggcagaggttgcaatgagccaagattgtgccactgtactccagcctgggtgacagagtgagactctgtctcaaaaaagaaaaataaaaaataatagaatggaTAAATCAATCATTGGCTATTAATtcagtggaatactatgcacctgGAAAATGACTGAACTACAGCTACACGAATCAACATAGATAAATCTCAAATGCAGGATGTTGAGCAGAAGATGCTACTCACAGCAATTTGTAAAGTATACTTTCCATTCTGGTATATTTTTTAGGGGTGTGTACACATGTACTGctgtgaaaaatacaataaagagcAAGGGAAAgatcatttaatatttaatatttaagacaGTGGTTACTTCTATGGAGAGGAAAATGGATTCAGGAAGGGACTAAAGGAGGCTTCAAAAATATTGTAACCATCTATTTCTAAGACTGGACAAGACATTCTTTCCCCTTTAAAATGGATAGACCCATTATATGTAGTTCTATGTCTGATAAATTTTATGACTAGTATATAAATAATTTACGTAATCAATAACTACTCTTaggcttttaaaaacattctgtTAAAGGTTCTTCAATGTCAAGTGGGTTTTTGTTGAGTCCCTCTCTCAATCTTGATATTTAAGCATTGCATGGTGGAATAGAAAGTTAAGGTCTCAGTGAGGTATTATTGGAATTAGATAATATGGATATTCACTTGAAGGTACATTGAATAAAACTGGCTTGATGCCAGTTAAACAATATCTTCTAAGTCATAATGAAGCTAGCTGTTtataacatttcaaatatttacaaatcattatGATAATGTAATTCTGGAAAAACTCAACTGAATTGAGTCATATAAGACAGATGCTGAGATGAAAGTATGGAAATAGTGTTGATAAAGGGAAACCACGGACACTGTCTACAAATCCAGAACGTTGTAAGGTCATGGGCCTTTATTCATGTAGGTTGATTTTAGAGTTCCCCTGAAATGATTTGTTACTACCAGAAATCAATATTAGGGGAAGATGGAGAAACCTGAAAACTCTCCcaactctgtttttgtttttccaattgCTGCATGGACCATCATATGTAAAAGTGGGCTTGGcactaaaaaaaaaggaaagaacagtgTGTCCTTTTAGCCTTTAATTCTGCAAACACAACTCTGGAAATTCCCTTTTGAGTTctctctgccccttcctcctTTTCACCATCTGGCAGGTGGAGTGTATGACTGTGTTTCCACATTTTCTCCTTTCATCCTCTGAATTCTCTACAAAGTTAGAATCTGCAGAGAAACGAGGGGGTGTTCAAGGAGTTAGGGAGTTTATGATGGGATGCTTAGGTATAGGCCTGTAGAGTTAAGAGACTGCCGTAGGTACGctggtgtttgtttttccttaCCTGAAGCATTTGTAGCCGAGGAATCTGTAGTAGAGGAATTCTGTCAATTCACATCTACATGCAGTTATATGGCATTCTATAGAGAAGTGCATGATTTTGTATTATAGCATGGCTGCCATGCAACAAGctggttttctttccttcatctttggTTTTCACAGTTTGCTGACACTCCATCAAAGGCACTTAATTTTAATGCCAAATACAGAAACACAAAGGACATGTGACAATGGGAAGAGGGTGGGGTGGTTGTGCCTTATCGCTATTGTAGGAAGTGGAATCTTCTTATTAAAACTTAtattatacaaaatacaaaaacaaaaaacaaggaaccCACACAAAATAACCCAGAATTAACTCTGGTAAAAATTCACAACTATTTCTGATATGAGGCAATTGTCTTATAACATTGGTTTTAAATGATGTTATTACATGTGTTAAAGTtatctagaaatagaaatttcCTTCCATTACTCCTTTCACTTGCCCCAGAATTATAAAGAAATGGACATTAGAACATTagaatgtaaatgtattaaattataatCTGTTTGATTTCTCAACGTTATCAGTTTATGAAGTTTAGTGAACATTGTTGTTTAGAGAGGCATTATTAGAGATGTGTCAGGAGGTAACAGAGATGTTAAACTTCTTTGCCACCAAAGGAAGTGGGAAAGCAATGTTACTGTGTCATTATTCACATTTGCTAAGGTATAAATTCCTTTGTCAGAAGTAGGCAGAAGAACCCTTCTAGAAACAATAGTTGGACCCAACCAGAGAGTCtcactgtttttatttaatatttgtgaaataaaaggCCTAAAACCATGATATTGAATCATTTGTATTGGAAAGTGAAGTCTTAATGGATTCTGGTTTAactattgaattaatttttcaataatacatcaaatatttcatatgtaaatttgttctttttcaattttagagCAGGTGGGGTGGAGCAATTGAAGGAAATTTCTATTTCTGAAGGACTTTAATAACTAAAATGCAATTGTTTTAGCCCAGTGTTATAAAGAGCAATAGCATATAGAAAGGTGGATAAGAAGCATAGAGAAGTGGTATCTAGGACCAAGAGCCATTGCACAGTTTGTGAGAGTAATTAACACATGTgaacacatgtgcatacacacaatacttttttttttttttttcgaactAAGTATCTACTTCTAAAGATCACTCATCTAGAGTTTAACTTAAGCTCCTTTTTGAGCTTCCAGCTCACAAAGCAAACTTCATTTGGGTTGTGGATGACTTAACTATTTTGCTCAATTCTTACTGAATCTATTGATAACCATGTTGTGTTCCTCCTTTTTCTCACTACATGGTCTCCTTACCACTGAAAATGAAGATTGTTGCGTCCACTGTATCCTGGCTTGCTTGTTCTGCGAATTCCTGACCCTCTGCAATATTGTCCTGGGACAAGCGTCTTGTGGCATCTGCACCTCAGAAGCCTGCTGCTGTTGCTGTGGAGATGAGATGGGGGATGACTGTAACTGCCCTTGTGATATGGACTGTGGCATCATGGATGCCTGTTGTGAATCATCAGACTGCTTGGAAATCTGTATGGAATGCTGTGGAATTTGTTttccttcataaatatttatcttttgtttgtgTTAAAACTGGAGAgtgtttaaaaatttacttttgggGGGAAGAAAAGCACATTGTAAGATTCTCATGAAACAACATGGAATTTGCACTGTTAACTCATTATTGTAATAATCTCTGAAAGCCTTTTTACTTTAACTGAATCTACATGGTTTAATATGTGAAATTTTAACTACTTTAACTAGTTTTATAAACTTCTTAATATGTTACAATAACTTAGGGACATTTTGACACCCCCCTCCCCAAATGTTAAATGTCTTCTCCTTTTTActggtatttctgtttcttctaacCATTCTCAGGAGCCCTTTGctccaaatatattatttttcagtgaGTATTTAAACCTGGCAGTTTATTTGATATGTATCTATTCGTGATTAAAAGAAAGCAgtcttggccaggcatagtggctcacgcctgtaatcctggcactttgggaggccaaggtgtgcagactgcctgagctcagagttcgagactagcgagggcaacatggtgaaaccccgtctctactaaaatacaaaaaattagccgggtgtggtggcaggtgcctgtaatcccagctacttgggaggctgaggcaggagaattgcttgaaccaagagttgaaggttgcagtgagctgagattgtgccactgtactccagcctgggtgacagagcgagacttcatctctaaataaataaataaatatgtaaataaataaaccagtctttattttaaaagaaactttaggAAACAAATCCACATAATAGTTGGGAACCAGTGCTGATCTCTCTCCCTTACCTTCTCCGCTTGTTTAACAGATGCTGAATGCCTACTGTGTAGACTCTCTTCCTCAGACTGTGGAGATAGATACAGTTCCACTCCTGTCCACAGAAACATGAGATTTAGCAGACTAAGGAGGTCTGTAAAGAATGAACCATACCACAAGGCATACTGAAGTGAGGATTATAAGAGACATAAACTCAAAAAGCTGTTGGAATACGCAGAAAATTGCTACCAGAATATTCAGGAAGGCTTCAGGGAGAATGTGGCATTTGAAGACGCTCTTAGAATGAGTGATTCATCTGgtatttaaatgaattatttcaatttttgacaaagttttaGATGGACACCCTAAATCGTGCCTGCACTTAACCAGTTAAAAGAACAGTGCCTTCAGCATCCTTTGTTATTAGTTGCAGtaatacagctttttaaaaaagctataaaGTTTACATTAATAAAAGTATGCATTTTCTTACACATAATTTAAATGTTATCATACTTTTTTGATGAAAACATAATGCCTTAGTAAAATAGCTCTATTTAATAAAGAAGATTGAGTACTCTGACACATTTCATTTAAATTgggaaatttttaatattaaaatccCAGTGTTCTGAGTTATTCAAAGGCTCTCATTTATTTGAGAGCTTTAGGTCTTTTGGGGATGAGAGCATTTTAGTTGTTTACTTTGGTTTGTTTCTTAAGCATTGCTATTTTTTGTAAACACAGATAAATGGAAATCATTCTTTTCAAAGCAGAAGAAATCTAGACATCCACTACTGTGACCAGATTCCTGTATTACAACTTTATGTTAAATTAAACTAATATGGCAGGTTATAATGATCCTTAAGTGCAAAGAAATCAGTCAATTACAAGACTAATTATATAGTTATTGAGACGTAGAGACTGTGTGGCTTAGATGAAAGGGAGAGTAAATTTTCATACCATGCACTCTCCTACTCAGTTTGATCTCTCTAAAATTGTAGTTTGGTTTGATTTAATATACTTCTTTGTAGAAATTTTGAAAGTATGCTTTGggattaataattatttttaatttttctggctGAATATCACATTGATAGTAACAACAGAAGCATAATTTTAGGAAGCCTTTCACAAACCTAGCCTTTTAAGAGAGGTTTTTAACCTGAAGCATGAGAATATCACCTGTGGTTTTTCCTTTGAGATGAAACCTAGTTTCTAGTTATATCATTACTTAAAgggcttaaaaaagaaaaaacttagcaaacttttgaatctttcttttattgctacttatacatacatacacacatacaaaaccTTTAAATTTGGGGATCTGAATATAATTCTGGTAAATAactgtcttcatttttctcctctaaaGAACTTAATTCATTTGTTACATAAAATACAAGGAAATCTTTGTACTATTTTACAGTAGCCACAatctaaatatttacatatacccAAAATTAACTTATGCTCATATGTTAGGAGGTGAGAATATCATCTGTTTATAGACACATGAAACCTCCTAATGACCTGGAATTGTTAGAATATTTGGCTTTTTATATGCAGTTTTTCAACCAAGTGATT
It includes:
- the MDFIC gene encoding myoD family inhibitor domain-containing protein isoform X3: MSGAGETLAPGPAGPQRAAEAGGGRLGSTAQGKCDKDNTEQDITQATNSHFTHGEMQDQSIWGNPSDGELIRNCCVHCILACLFCEFLTLCNIVLGQASCGICTSEACCCCCGDEMGDDCNCPCDMDCGIMDACCESSDCLEICMECCGICFPS